One genomic window of Danio rerio strain Tuebingen ecotype United States chromosome 24, GRCz12tu, whole genome shotgun sequence includes the following:
- the si:ch73-103b11.2 gene encoding myosin phosphatase Rho-interacting protein isoform X13, with the protein MCIHTERRHVSQKRVRNRSQMKLNKTKPDLLNFKKGWMTKLYEDGLWKKHWFVLTDQSLRFYRDSIAEEASDLDGEIDLSLCYDVTEFPVQRNYGFQILSKEGAFTLSAMTSGIRRNWIQAILKNMRPTVAPDVTRKNVSLKLSVLMPSSLPDERTRSNVEQSFIQPPSQLSNSSIVEPKRPHEDITDSAPPPDQRKSRGHKREGRSKTFDWSEFRPGQENESGQPSLKRADTSVIISSSPSSIASSPISSSSSHQTSSSITIISHTEKLPQHNEEEEQVVQEYVPHHQTVPTTMTGPETPSNPHNVPQEPAGIDLNQSREVQEVDGHGVIRKNSDVQVEIEQRWHQVETTPLREEKQVPIAGGSPNVSNVSVGERASPQEKTSKLEKELGQAQKELARLQEQNSILQDQLQDARGREQNAREGYVLQNDSTIAKPSSDAPVSTTVHKAPWQRLSKLNQDLKSELESQRRKQDKAKHQVSSLRRSYSEAKDIIGHHEAEIEALEEKLTAAMAEIVVSEQAVARMRSDLKIERVRCQEREEEWTRNETTLRSQLQDSEERLRQVEASLLEKNQELRQLEQQQALQRDQHREMQRLQERLAEATGRLISMEESQTMREERERKEHRSLEEKHERERQGLTRRLAESEERRQEIEEQLQEAQEQVEALLRGSSGMETVGLREQVHRLQQELETQTDMVEMLRESVRRLEEERDQLTCRCQELLNQIAEADREVGKQQACLTTVETDFHSLETSYEHVSEEFARISHVLQEKEEEVRQTKEMYEHLIRQKEQDLSEALIKMAALGSSLEETELCLQQKEELLSKMERDYPGLVESRKAEQELQAKLVVAEDRIAELEEHLNALRLGYADLRMRRCRSQEDMLESLKEIEHEVSLSSSTSQLLARSSSETEMSLVKRQRIRFSTIQCQTYHRSQGADKFQTENTSLDLTQDLSLDHMHDLSLTQDISVVSDNSFQQCRDPEKFISIIHALETKLLATEEKLRHLTDKIRDQPNLSAVQEHLSTRATMEDWTTKTCDDLPMDEPSQKHLNKTVSEHDSGEYEKALALVESCTERVREILSNQNETSSAESLICTLAEVEKRLVCATAFLRKGHTLYESCHVFDAPDVQSMKGSIKLFARTLCFEAEVLEKMGFSLQDLNSDIMAALNSIHKEAENIKKSCDGCLSVVYADLLTRKLLLETMFMSEIDKLETGNLANSGFSQDAIKSACISAELAYSLQNLTTNFQERFDELQKDLIQANKTLKQRDFALKDAVSASKHSCIESIPQSTTDHLVGDDAPPELVPYMEQIEMEEAQSLAAEIVRRHLTGGMLSHSAESESHLQMGWENLIAELKKQAKALRNISQEIEKICETGEMNSLSRLAEAIQLSSYRSDSSSVCMREALMQVQVAYVSCRLRAGHTRELSLCQETSRNMSALVQEHAESVAAIQKHYQSCLEKEHLSFTGTISSLQEENDMLRGELSYKLRELQEQRQNLSQLEEAFHREKEELKCKHADEFGRAEQEQMTRELELMDRAASSQRKLETLLIEMEDSELKHKEQVQKLQLEFQGRIQELEHANREELCKLKKSYSQTICFLENKGEADACPMEEGEGSDSVTCKESLLRVRELEMQLSNMREELEQKPLDGDLTSLREKYQRDLDSLKATCERGFAAMEETHQKVIEDIQRQHQREIQKLLEEKERLLEEETNATIAAIEAMKNAHREELEKTQRSQMSGVSADIQELHRQYEEELQSIHRELEVLSEQYSQKCLENAHLAQALEAERQALGQCQRENQKLHIHNQELNHRLNEEITRMHSCISGEKNTSSLTQGKDIYELEVLLRVKESEIQYLKQEINSLKDELQSALRDKKYASDKYKDIYTELSIVKAKADCDINKLREKLLAATEALGELDAEGSGVTAGYDIMKSKSNPDFLKKEKSRQMRGVRSKSLKEGLTVQERMKLFEAKDSRKI; encoded by the exons tTCCCTTCCGGATGAACGAACCAGATCAAATGTGGAGCAGAGCTTCATCCAACCGCCATCACAGCTCTCCAACAGCTCGATAGTTGAGCCAAAAAGGCCACATGAGGACATCACCGACTCCGCACCTCCTCCAGATCAGCGTAAAAGCAGAGGCCACAAGCGTGAGGGCCGGTCCAAAACCTTCGACTGGTCAGAATTTCGACCAGGACAAGAAAACGAAAGTGGACAACCCTCACTAAAGAGAGCAGATACTTCAGTCATTATCTCATCTTCTCCATCATCCATCGCTTCCTCTCCCATCTCTAGCTCTTCTTCTCATCAGACGTCTTCCTCCATCACGATCATCAGCCATACTGAAAAgttgccacagcataatgaagaagaagaacaagTGGTGCAGGAGTATGTACCGCACCATCAGACTGTACCTACAACAATGACCGGTCCAGAGACCCCGTCAAACCCTCATAATGTGCCACAGGAACCGGCAGGAATAGATTTGAACCAGTCCAGAGAAGTGCAGGAGGTCGATGGTCATGGAGTGATCCGCAAAAACTCTGATGTCCAAGTGGAAATTGAACAGAGGTGGCATCAGGTGGAAACGACGCCCCTCAGGGAGGAAAAGCAGGTACCGATCGCTGGTGGCTCACCTAACGTATCAAATGTGTCTGTTGGAGAAAGAGCCTCTCCGCAAGAGAAGACCAGCAAATTGGAAAAAGAG TTGGGTCAGGCACAAAAGGAGTTGGCCAGACTCCAGGAGCAGAACAGCATCTTACAAGACCAACTTCAGGATGCACGCGGGAGAGAGCAGAATGCACGGGAAGGATATGTACTTCAG AATGACTCGACTATAGCAAAGCCTTCATCTGATGCTCCCGTGTCTACCACGGTTCATAAAGCACCATGGCAGCGCCTAAGCAAACTAAACCAGGATCTAAAGTCTGAGCTGGAGTCTCAGCGGCGGAAGCAAGATAAGGCCAAACATCAAGTTAGCAGCTTGCGTCGTAGCTACAGTGAAGCAAAAGATATAATAGGGCACCATGAGGCTGAAATCGAGGCCTTGGAAGAAAAGCTAACGGCTGCCATGGCAGAGATTGTAGTGAGTGAGCAGGCTGTAGCACGAATGCGCAGTGATCTGAAAATTGAACGCGTTCGTTGTCAAGAGCGTGAGGAAGAATGGACACGAAATGAGACAACATTACGGTCCCAGCTACAAGATAGTGAAGAACGTCTTCGGCAAGTGGAGGCCAGTTTGCTTGAGAAGAATCAAGAGCTGAGGCAGCTGGAGCAGCAGCAAGCTTTACAAAGGGACCAGCACAGAGAGATGCAGAGGTTACAGGAGAGACTCGCTGAGGCTACAGGGCGTCTGATTTCCATGGAGGAGTCTCAGACTATGAGGGAGGAAAGGGAGAGAAAAGAGCACCGGAGTCTGGAGGAGAAACATGAGCGGGAACGACAAGGGCTGACTCGAAGGTTGGCAGAATCTGAAGAAAGGAGACAAGAAATAGAAGAGCAATTGCAGGAGGCTCAAGAACAGGTGGAGGCACTGCTGAGGGGCAGCAGTGGGATGGAAACTGTGGGATTGAGGGAGCAAGTGCATCGTCTTCAGCAGGAGTTGGAGACACAGACTGATATGGTGGAAATGCTGCGAGAAAGTGTGAGAAGGCTGGAGGAGGAACGTGACCAGCTTACTTGCCGCTGTCAGGAACTCCTCAATCAGATTGCAGAGGCTGACAGAGAGGTTGGAAAGCAACAGGCATGTTTAACAACGGTGGAAACAGACTTTCACTCCCTTGAGACCTCATATGAGCATGTATCTGAGGAATTTGCTAGGATAAgtcatgtgctacaagagaaagAAGAGGAAGTGAGGCAGACAAAGGAAATGTATGAGCATCTTATCAGACAAAAGGAGCAGGACTTGAGTGAAGCCCTCATCAAGATGGCTGCCTTAGGCAGTAGTTTAGAAGAAACAGAACTTTGCTTGCAGCAAAAAGAAGAACTTCTTTCTAAAATGGAGCGTGACTATCCAGGACTGGTAGAGTCCCGAAAAGCAGAACAGGAGCTGCAGGCAAAACTGGTAGTTGCAGAGGATCGAATCGCTGAGCTGGAGGAACACCTCAATGCCCTGCGACTGGGATATGCAGATCTCAGAATGCGACGTTGTCGCTCTCAGGAAGACATGCTTGAGAGTTTAAAGGAGATTGAACATGAAGTTTCCCTATCCTCAAGTACATCCCAGCTTCTTGCTAGAAGCAGTTCAGAGACTGAAATGTCATTAGTAAAGCGACAGAGGATTCGCTTTTCCACTATCCAGTGCCAAACCTACCACCGGTCCCAGGGAGCAGACAAGTTTCAGACAGAAAACACATCTTTGGATCTTACACAAGATCTGAGTCTAGACCACATGCATGACCTGAGCCTGACTCAAGATATTAGTGTAGTCAGTGACAATTCATTTCAGCAATGCAGAGATCCTGAAAAGTTCATCTCCATCATACATGCTCTTGAAACCAAGCTGTTAGCCACTGAGGAGAAACTCCGGCACCTTACGGATAAGATACGGGACCAGCCCAATCTTTCAGCGGTGCAGGAACATCTCAGTACTAGAGCTACCATGGAGGACTGGACAACTAAAACCTGTGATGACTTGCCAATGGATGAACCCAGCCAGAAGCACCTAAACAAGACTGTCAGTGAACATGACAGTGGTGAATATGAGAAGGCATTGGCACTGGTAGAGTCTTGCACTGAAAGAGTCAGAGAGATTCTCAGTAATCAGAATGAGACCAGTTCTGCTGAATCTCTGATTTGTACACTTGCAGAAGTAGAGAAAAGGCTGGTTTGTGCAACTGCATTCCTAAGGAAAGGCCACACATTATATGAGTCGTGCCACGTATTTGATGCACCAGATGTGCAGTCAATGAAGGGAAGTATTAAGCTGTTTGCCAGAACATTGTGTTTTGAGGCTGAAGTTCTGGAGAAGATGGGGTTCTCTTTGCAGGACTTGAACTCTGATATTATGGCAGCCCTGAACTCCATTCACAAGGAGGCTGAAAACATCAAGAAGAGCTGTGATGGCTGTCTCTCAGTTGTCTATGCTGATTTGCTTACAAGGAAACTTCTGCTAGAAACCATGTTCATGTCAGAGATAGACAAACTTGAGACAGGAAATCTAGCGAATAGTGGTTTTTCACAGGATGCCATTAAGAGTGCATGCATTAGTGCTGAGCTTGCATATTCACTTCAGAACCTAACAACGAATTTCCAGGAAAGATTTGATGAGCTTCAAAAGGACTTGATTCAGGCTAACAAGACCTTGAAACAAAGGGACTTTGCTCTGAAAGATGCTGTTAGTGCATCAAAGCATTCATGCATTGAAAGCATCCCCCAAAGTACGACCGATCATCTTGTTGGTGATGATGCCCCTCCTGAACTTGTTCCCTATATGGAGCAGATTGAGATGGAGGAAGCTCAGAGTTTAGCTGCGGAGATTGTTCGTAGACATTTAACAGGTGGCATGCTATCCCACAGTGCTGAATCAGAATCACATCTCCAAATGGGCTGGGAAAATCTTATTGCTGAGCTGAAGAAGCAAGCCAAAGCTCTTCGCAATATTTCTCAGGAAATTGAGAAGATCTGCGAGACGGGAGAAATGAATTCCCTCTCCAGACTTGCTGAGGCAATCCAATTAAGCTCATACCGCAGCGACTCCAGCTCTGTTTGTATGCGAGAGGCTTTAATGCAAGTTCAGGTCGCCTATGTTTCTTGCAGGTTGAGAGCGGGCCACACAAGGGAACTTTCCCTGTGCCAGGAGACCAGCCGCAACATGTCAGCGCTCGTCCAGGAACATGCAGAGAGTGTTGCTGCCATACAAAAGCACTACCAGAGCTGCTTAGAGAAAGAGCATCTTAGCTTCACAGGCACCATCAGTTCCTTGCAGGAGGAGAATGACATGCTACGAGGGGAGCTATCCTATAAGCTCAGAGAGCTGCAAGAGCAACGGCAGAACCTGTCCCAGCTGGAAGAAGCATTTCATAGGGAGAAAGAAGAGCTGAAGTGCAAACATGCAGATGAATTTGGAAGGGCAGAGCAGGAGCAGATGACCAGAGAGCTTGAACTAATGGACCGTGCTGCCAGTAGCCAACGCAAACTGGAGACCCTGCTGATAGAAATGGAAGATTCAGAGCTAAAGCATAAGGAACAAGTCCAAAAACTCCAGCTTGAATTTCAGGGTAGGATCCAGGAGCTGGAGCACGCCAATAGAGAGGAGCTCTGCAAGCTGAAGAAAAGCTACAGTCAGACCATCTGCTTTCTGGAGAATAAAGGTGAGGCCGATGCGTGTCCAATGGAGGAAGGCGAAGGATCTGATTCGGTAACATGCAAGGAGTCCCTGCTCCGAGTCCGGGAGCTGGAAATGCAGTTGAGCAACATGAGAGAGGAGCTAGAACAGAAACCACTGGATGGAGATCTGACCAGCCTGAGGGAAAAGTACCAGCGAGACTTGGACAGTCTCAAG GCCACATGCGAGCGTGGATTTGCCGCCATGGAGGAGACGCATCAGAAAGTGATTGAAGACATCCAGAGGCAGCATCAGCGGGAGATCCAGAAACTTCTAGAGGAGAAGGAAAGACTGCTGGAGGAGGAAACAAACGCCACTATTGCTG caaTTGAGGCCATGAAAAATGCTCATCGTGAGGAACTGGAGAAAACGCAGCGGTCGCAGATGAGCGGTGTGAGCGCAGATATTCAGGAGCTGCACAGACAGTATGA AGAGGAGTTGCAGTCTATCCATCGGGAGCTGGAGGTTTTGTCTGAGCAGTATTCTCAGAAGTGTCTGGAAAACGCACATTTGGCTCAAGCGCTGGAAGCTGAGAGACAGGCGCTGGGACAGTGTCAGCGAGAGAACCAGAAACTGCATATACACAACCAG GAACTAAACCATCGTCTGAATGAGGAGATCACCAGAATGCACTCCTGCATCAGCGGAGAAAAAAACACCTCTTCTCTGACGCAAGGCAAAGACATCTATGAGCTGGAG gTTTTGCTACGAGTGAAGGAGTCCGAGATCCAGTACCTCAAACAAGAAATAAACTCTCTGAAGGACGAGCTGCAGTCGGCACTTcga GATAAGAAGTATGCTTCAGATAAATACAAGGACATTTACACCGAGCTGAGCATTGTGAAAGCTAAAGCTGACTGTGACATTAACAAGCTGAGGGAGAAACTTTTGGCTGCTACAGAAGCTCTTGGGGAACTAGACGCTGAGGGAAGCGGTGTTACGGCTGGATACG ACATTATGAAGTCAAAGAGTAACCCAGATTTCCTGAAGAAGGAAAAATCCAGACAGATGCGTGGAGTCAGGTCAAAG
- the si:ch73-103b11.2 gene encoding myosin phosphatase Rho-interacting protein isoform X14, whose product MCIHTERRHVSQKRVRNRSQMKLNKTKPDLLNFKKGWMTKLYEDGLWKKHWFVLTDQSLRFYRDSIAEEASDLDGEIDLSLCYDVTEFPVQRNYGFQILSKEGAFTLSAMTSGIRRNWIQAILKNMRPTVAPDVTRSLPDERTRSNVEQSFIQPPSQLSNSSIVEPKRPHEDITDSAPPPDQRKSRGHKREGRSKTFDWSEFRPGQENESGQPSLKRADTSVIISSSPSSIASSPISSSSSHQTSSSITIISHTEKLPQHNEEEEQVVQEYVPHHQTVPTTMTGPETPSNPHNVPQEPAGIDLNQSREVQEVDGHGVIRKNSDVQVEIEQRWHQVETTPLREEKQVPIAGGSPNVSNVSVGERASPQEKTSKLEKELGQAQKELARLQEQNSILQDQLQDARGREQNAREGYVLQNDSTIAKPSSDAPVSTTVHKAPWQRLSKLNQDLKSELESQRRKQDKAKHQVSSLRRSYSEAKDIIGHHEAEIEALEEKLTAAMAEIVVSEQAVARMRSDLKIERVRCQEREEEWTRNETTLRSQLQDSEERLRQVEASLLEKNQELRQLEQQQALQRDQHREMQRLQERLAEATGRLISMEESQTMREERERKEHRSLEEKHERERQGLTRRLAESEERRQEIEEQLQEAQEQVEALLRGSSGMETVGLREQVHRLQQELETQTDMVEMLRESVRRLEEERDQLTCRCQELLNQIAEADREVGKQQACLTTVETDFHSLETSYEHVSEEFARISHVLQEKEEEVRQTKEMYEHLIRQKEQDLSEALIKMAALGSSLEETELCLQQKEELLSKMERDYPGLVESRKAEQELQAKLVVAEDRIAELEEHLNALRLGYADLRMRRCRSQEDMLESLKEIEHEVSLSSSTSQLLARSSSETEMSLVKRQRIRFSTIQCQTYHRSQGADKFQTENTSLDLTQDLSLDHMHDLSLTQDISVVSDNSFQQCRDPEKFISIIHALETKLLATEEKLRHLTDKIRDQPNLSAVQEHLSTRATMEDWTTKTCDDLPMDEPSQKHLNKTVSEHDSGEYEKALALVESCTERVREILSNQNETSSAESLICTLAEVEKRLVCATAFLRKGHTLYESCHVFDAPDVQSMKGSIKLFARTLCFEAEVLEKMGFSLQDLNSDIMAALNSIHKEAENIKKSCDGCLSVVYADLLTRKLLLETMFMSEIDKLETGNLANSGFSQDAIKSACISAELAYSLQNLTTNFQERFDELQKDLIQANKTLKQRDFALKDAVSASKHSCIESIPQSTTDHLVGDDAPPELVPYMEQIEMEEAQSLAAEIVRRHLTGGMLSHSAESESHLQMGWENLIAELKKQAKALRNISQEIEKICETGEMNSLSRLAEAIQLSSYRSDSSSVCMREALMQVQVAYVSCRLRAGHTRELSLCQETSRNMSALVQEHAESVAAIQKHYQSCLEKEHLSFTGTISSLQEENDMLRGELSYKLRELQEQRQNLSQLEEAFHREKEELKCKHADEFGRAEQEQMTRELELMDRAASSQRKLETLLIEMEDSELKHKEQVQKLQLEFQGRIQELEHANREELCKLKKSYSQTICFLENKGEADACPMEEGEGSDSVTCKESLLRVRELEMQLSNMREELEQKPLDGDLTSLREKYQRDLDSLKATCERGFAAMEETHQKVIEDIQRQHQREIQKLLEEKERLLEEETNATIAAIEAMKNAHREELEKTQRSQMSGVSADIQELHRQYEEELQSIHRELEVLSEQYSQKCLENAHLAQALEAERQALGQCQRENQKLHIHNQELNHRLNEEITRMHSCISGEKNTSSLTQGKDIYELEVLLRVKESEIQYLKQEINSLKDELQSALRDKKYASDKYKDIYTELSIVKAKADCDINKLREKLLAATEALGELDAEGSGVTAGYDIMKSKSNPDFLKKEKSRQMRGVRSKSLKEGLTVQERMKLFEAKDSRKI is encoded by the exons tTCCCTTCCGGATGAACGAACCAGATCAAATGTGGAGCAGAGCTTCATCCAACCGCCATCACAGCTCTCCAACAGCTCGATAGTTGAGCCAAAAAGGCCACATGAGGACATCACCGACTCCGCACCTCCTCCAGATCAGCGTAAAAGCAGAGGCCACAAGCGTGAGGGCCGGTCCAAAACCTTCGACTGGTCAGAATTTCGACCAGGACAAGAAAACGAAAGTGGACAACCCTCACTAAAGAGAGCAGATACTTCAGTCATTATCTCATCTTCTCCATCATCCATCGCTTCCTCTCCCATCTCTAGCTCTTCTTCTCATCAGACGTCTTCCTCCATCACGATCATCAGCCATACTGAAAAgttgccacagcataatgaagaagaagaacaagTGGTGCAGGAGTATGTACCGCACCATCAGACTGTACCTACAACAATGACCGGTCCAGAGACCCCGTCAAACCCTCATAATGTGCCACAGGAACCGGCAGGAATAGATTTGAACCAGTCCAGAGAAGTGCAGGAGGTCGATGGTCATGGAGTGATCCGCAAAAACTCTGATGTCCAAGTGGAAATTGAACAGAGGTGGCATCAGGTGGAAACGACGCCCCTCAGGGAGGAAAAGCAGGTACCGATCGCTGGTGGCTCACCTAACGTATCAAATGTGTCTGTTGGAGAAAGAGCCTCTCCGCAAGAGAAGACCAGCAAATTGGAAAAAGAG TTGGGTCAGGCACAAAAGGAGTTGGCCAGACTCCAGGAGCAGAACAGCATCTTACAAGACCAACTTCAGGATGCACGCGGGAGAGAGCAGAATGCACGGGAAGGATATGTACTTCAG AATGACTCGACTATAGCAAAGCCTTCATCTGATGCTCCCGTGTCTACCACGGTTCATAAAGCACCATGGCAGCGCCTAAGCAAACTAAACCAGGATCTAAAGTCTGAGCTGGAGTCTCAGCGGCGGAAGCAAGATAAGGCCAAACATCAAGTTAGCAGCTTGCGTCGTAGCTACAGTGAAGCAAAAGATATAATAGGGCACCATGAGGCTGAAATCGAGGCCTTGGAAGAAAAGCTAACGGCTGCCATGGCAGAGATTGTAGTGAGTGAGCAGGCTGTAGCACGAATGCGCAGTGATCTGAAAATTGAACGCGTTCGTTGTCAAGAGCGTGAGGAAGAATGGACACGAAATGAGACAACATTACGGTCCCAGCTACAAGATAGTGAAGAACGTCTTCGGCAAGTGGAGGCCAGTTTGCTTGAGAAGAATCAAGAGCTGAGGCAGCTGGAGCAGCAGCAAGCTTTACAAAGGGACCAGCACAGAGAGATGCAGAGGTTACAGGAGAGACTCGCTGAGGCTACAGGGCGTCTGATTTCCATGGAGGAGTCTCAGACTATGAGGGAGGAAAGGGAGAGAAAAGAGCACCGGAGTCTGGAGGAGAAACATGAGCGGGAACGACAAGGGCTGACTCGAAGGTTGGCAGAATCTGAAGAAAGGAGACAAGAAATAGAAGAGCAATTGCAGGAGGCTCAAGAACAGGTGGAGGCACTGCTGAGGGGCAGCAGTGGGATGGAAACTGTGGGATTGAGGGAGCAAGTGCATCGTCTTCAGCAGGAGTTGGAGACACAGACTGATATGGTGGAAATGCTGCGAGAAAGTGTGAGAAGGCTGGAGGAGGAACGTGACCAGCTTACTTGCCGCTGTCAGGAACTCCTCAATCAGATTGCAGAGGCTGACAGAGAGGTTGGAAAGCAACAGGCATGTTTAACAACGGTGGAAACAGACTTTCACTCCCTTGAGACCTCATATGAGCATGTATCTGAGGAATTTGCTAGGATAAgtcatgtgctacaagagaaagAAGAGGAAGTGAGGCAGACAAAGGAAATGTATGAGCATCTTATCAGACAAAAGGAGCAGGACTTGAGTGAAGCCCTCATCAAGATGGCTGCCTTAGGCAGTAGTTTAGAAGAAACAGAACTTTGCTTGCAGCAAAAAGAAGAACTTCTTTCTAAAATGGAGCGTGACTATCCAGGACTGGTAGAGTCCCGAAAAGCAGAACAGGAGCTGCAGGCAAAACTGGTAGTTGCAGAGGATCGAATCGCTGAGCTGGAGGAACACCTCAATGCCCTGCGACTGGGATATGCAGATCTCAGAATGCGACGTTGTCGCTCTCAGGAAGACATGCTTGAGAGTTTAAAGGAGATTGAACATGAAGTTTCCCTATCCTCAAGTACATCCCAGCTTCTTGCTAGAAGCAGTTCAGAGACTGAAATGTCATTAGTAAAGCGACAGAGGATTCGCTTTTCCACTATCCAGTGCCAAACCTACCACCGGTCCCAGGGAGCAGACAAGTTTCAGACAGAAAACACATCTTTGGATCTTACACAAGATCTGAGTCTAGACCACATGCATGACCTGAGCCTGACTCAAGATATTAGTGTAGTCAGTGACAATTCATTTCAGCAATGCAGAGATCCTGAAAAGTTCATCTCCATCATACATGCTCTTGAAACCAAGCTGTTAGCCACTGAGGAGAAACTCCGGCACCTTACGGATAAGATACGGGACCAGCCCAATCTTTCAGCGGTGCAGGAACATCTCAGTACTAGAGCTACCATGGAGGACTGGACAACTAAAACCTGTGATGACTTGCCAATGGATGAACCCAGCCAGAAGCACCTAAACAAGACTGTCAGTGAACATGACAGTGGTGAATATGAGAAGGCATTGGCACTGGTAGAGTCTTGCACTGAAAGAGTCAGAGAGATTCTCAGTAATCAGAATGAGACCAGTTCTGCTGAATCTCTGATTTGTACACTTGCAGAAGTAGAGAAAAGGCTGGTTTGTGCAACTGCATTCCTAAGGAAAGGCCACACATTATATGAGTCGTGCCACGTATTTGATGCACCAGATGTGCAGTCAATGAAGGGAAGTATTAAGCTGTTTGCCAGAACATTGTGTTTTGAGGCTGAAGTTCTGGAGAAGATGGGGTTCTCTTTGCAGGACTTGAACTCTGATATTATGGCAGCCCTGAACTCCATTCACAAGGAGGCTGAAAACATCAAGAAGAGCTGTGATGGCTGTCTCTCAGTTGTCTATGCTGATTTGCTTACAAGGAAACTTCTGCTAGAAACCATGTTCATGTCAGAGATAGACAAACTTGAGACAGGAAATCTAGCGAATAGTGGTTTTTCACAGGATGCCATTAAGAGTGCATGCATTAGTGCTGAGCTTGCATATTCACTTCAGAACCTAACAACGAATTTCCAGGAAAGATTTGATGAGCTTCAAAAGGACTTGATTCAGGCTAACAAGACCTTGAAACAAAGGGACTTTGCTCTGAAAGATGCTGTTAGTGCATCAAAGCATTCATGCATTGAAAGCATCCCCCAAAGTACGACCGATCATCTTGTTGGTGATGATGCCCCTCCTGAACTTGTTCCCTATATGGAGCAGATTGAGATGGAGGAAGCTCAGAGTTTAGCTGCGGAGATTGTTCGTAGACATTTAACAGGTGGCATGCTATCCCACAGTGCTGAATCAGAATCACATCTCCAAATGGGCTGGGAAAATCTTATTGCTGAGCTGAAGAAGCAAGCCAAAGCTCTTCGCAATATTTCTCAGGAAATTGAGAAGATCTGCGAGACGGGAGAAATGAATTCCCTCTCCAGACTTGCTGAGGCAATCCAATTAAGCTCATACCGCAGCGACTCCAGCTCTGTTTGTATGCGAGAGGCTTTAATGCAAGTTCAGGTCGCCTATGTTTCTTGCAGGTTGAGAGCGGGCCACACAAGGGAACTTTCCCTGTGCCAGGAGACCAGCCGCAACATGTCAGCGCTCGTCCAGGAACATGCAGAGAGTGTTGCTGCCATACAAAAGCACTACCAGAGCTGCTTAGAGAAAGAGCATCTTAGCTTCACAGGCACCATCAGTTCCTTGCAGGAGGAGAATGACATGCTACGAGGGGAGCTATCCTATAAGCTCAGAGAGCTGCAAGAGCAACGGCAGAACCTGTCCCAGCTGGAAGAAGCATTTCATAGGGAGAAAGAAGAGCTGAAGTGCAAACATGCAGATGAATTTGGAAGGGCAGAGCAGGAGCAGATGACCAGAGAGCTTGAACTAATGGACCGTGCTGCCAGTAGCCAACGCAAACTGGAGACCCTGCTGATAGAAATGGAAGATTCAGAGCTAAAGCATAAGGAACAAGTCCAAAAACTCCAGCTTGAATTTCAGGGTAGGATCCAGGAGCTGGAGCACGCCAATAGAGAGGAGCTCTGCAAGCTGAAGAAAAGCTACAGTCAGACCATCTGCTTTCTGGAGAATAAAGGTGAGGCCGATGCGTGTCCAATGGAGGAAGGCGAAGGATCTGATTCGGTAACATGCAAGGAGTCCCTGCTCCGAGTCCGGGAGCTGGAAATGCAGTTGAGCAACATGAGAGAGGAGCTAGAACAGAAACCACTGGATGGAGATCTGACCAGCCTGAGGGAAAAGTACCAGCGAGACTTGGACAGTCTCAAG GCCACATGCGAGCGTGGATTTGCCGCCATGGAGGAGACGCATCAGAAAGTGATTGAAGACATCCAGAGGCAGCATCAGCGGGAGATCCAGAAACTTCTAGAGGAGAAGGAAAGACTGCTGGAGGAGGAAACAAACGCCACTATTGCTG caaTTGAGGCCATGAAAAATGCTCATCGTGAGGAACTGGAGAAAACGCAGCGGTCGCAGATGAGCGGTGTGAGCGCAGATATTCAGGAGCTGCACAGACAGTATGA AGAGGAGTTGCAGTCTATCCATCGGGAGCTGGAGGTTTTGTCTGAGCAGTATTCTCAGAAGTGTCTGGAAAACGCACATTTGGCTCAAGCGCTGGAAGCTGAGAGACAGGCGCTGGGACAGTGTCAGCGAGAGAACCAGAAACTGCATATACACAACCAG GAACTAAACCATCGTCTGAATGAGGAGATCACCAGAATGCACTCCTGCATCAGCGGAGAAAAAAACACCTCTTCTCTGACGCAAGGCAAAGACATCTATGAGCTGGAG gTTTTGCTACGAGTGAAGGAGTCCGAGATCCAGTACCTCAAACAAGAAATAAACTCTCTGAAGGACGAGCTGCAGTCGGCACTTcga GATAAGAAGTATGCTTCAGATAAATACAAGGACATTTACACCGAGCTGAGCATTGTGAAAGCTAAAGCTGACTGTGACATTAACAAGCTGAGGGAGAAACTTTTGGCTGCTACAGAAGCTCTTGGGGAACTAGACGCTGAGGGAAGCGGTGTTACGGCTGGATACG ACATTATGAAGTCAAAGAGTAACCCAGATTTCCTGAAGAAGGAAAAATCCAGACAGATGCGTGGAGTCAGGTCAAAG